The following are encoded in a window of Impatiens glandulifera chromosome 5, dImpGla2.1, whole genome shotgun sequence genomic DNA:
- the LOC124938041 gene encoding uncharacterized protein LOC124938041: protein MSTPESSQEHDQDFHHQPILSPKPEIHISDSPPSSASTPPHLSIPIQAEPIQSLSHPKKSTPLPWSNKETVNLILAYQEKWYSLKRGQLKANQWEEVSVTVAIHCGYDEPSKTATQCRHKIEKLRKRFKAEKQRPNPRAWEFFDFMDSLEKGPLPISARPVENYSADEGNGDDEIYEAFCNRNQSKADDLDHNVRSRKVSRFSESFSDFGNNNPNPSNLKRNRFKRFQTVSEDEEDGDDDEEEEVAEKKEENKAAWALAGEVRAFAGKFQQMENKKIEMMREIEKYKLDMETKRFDMIRQSQRRIIDTISKALATRKN, encoded by the coding sequence ATGTCGACGCCAGAGTCTTCTCAAGAACATGACCAAGATTTCCACCACCAACCCATTCTCTCACCGAAGCCAGAGATCCACATCTCAGACTCACCGCCTTCCTCCGCCTCCACTCCGCCGCACCTATCAATCCCAATCCAAGCAGAGCCTATCCAATCTCTATCACATCCCAAGAAATCCACTCCTTTGCCCTGGTCCAACAAAGAAACCGTCAATCTAATACTCGCCTATCAGGAGAAATGGTACTCCCTCAAGAGAGGCCAATTGAAAGCAAATCAATGGGAGGAAGTATCCGTCACCGTCGCCATCCACTGCGGCTACGACGAACCATCTAAAACCGCCACTCAATGTCGCCACAAGATTGAGAAACTTCGAAAGCGATTTAAGGCTGAGAAGCAGAGACCAAACCCTCGAGCTTGGGAATTCTTTGACTTCATGGATAGTTTAGAGAAAGGCCCACTTCCAATTTCCGCTCGCCCTGTGGAGAACTATAGCGCTGATGAAGGCAACGGAGATGATGAGATCTACGAAGCTTTCTGCAATAGAAACCAGTCAAAAGCGGACGACCTAGATCACAACGTTCGAAGTAGGAAAGTTAGTAGATTTAGTGAGAGCTTTTCCGATTTTGGGAACAATAATCCGAACCCAAGTAACTTGAAAAGAAACAGATTCAAGAGATTTCAGACTGTAAGTGAGGATGAAGAAGatggtgatgatgatgaagaagaagaagtagctgagaagaaagaagagaatAAGGCTGCGTGGGCATTGGCTGGGGAAGTAAGGGCGTTTGCTGGGAAGTTTCAACAAATGGAGAATAAGAAAATTGAGATGATGAGGGAGATAGAGAAGTACAAATTGGATATGGAGACCAAGAGGTTCGACATGATCCGACAGTCTCAGAGGAGGATTATTGACACCATTAGCAAGGCTTTAGCAACTCGGAAAAATTGA
- the LOC124937975 gene encoding F-box/kelch-repeat protein At3g24760, protein MEEFKSLRELNPQLSSSLDWEYLGSDLAEVIFSKLPTRSIVRATSVCKPWHSIIASARFSASKKPWFFLYGQNNIYLKNNQAFAFDPEANEWIKLPTSLFPLPSSQEESFVGSSGYLFSSTFARFSFAKILKRNWRDTSPLNFSRCNPLVGVYSDESDVPRFIVVGGVRFIGGLVDIEERLAVEIYDPRSDSWELCPPLPADFPSGNSSQWLSSALFRGKFYVFGISSFFISSFDLSEHFWSEVQTLRPPGVLFSFLVSCQDRLVLAGLCNSPRGPSFNLWQIDEKTMEFSEIAIMPQELLHCVFDSDEDDKFASLKCVGFGNLIYIFNEEHHKNYPACVCEFNGDSGRCSWRRIPSLPDTENNFHKIISFCSTVCLDSILRGGRDGADQKELVSFA, encoded by the coding sequence ATGGAAGAATTCAAGTCACTTAGAGAATTGAATCCGCAATTATCTTCTTCACTAGATTGGGAATATCTAGGTTCTGACCTAGCCGAGGTAATCTTCTCTAAACTTCCAACCCGATCAATCGTACGCGCTACATCTGTCTGCAAACCCTGGCACTCCATCATCGCCTCTGCCCGCTTCTCCGCCTCTAAGAAGCCTTGGTTCTTCCTCTACGGCCAGAATAACATATATCTCAAGAATAACCAAGCCTTCGCATTCGATCCCGAGGCCAACGAATGGATCAAGCTTCCAACTTCCTTATTCCCCTTGCCGTCCTCCCAGGAGGAGTCTTTCGTCGGCTCTAGCGGCTATCTTTTCTCATCCACATTTGCTAGGTTTAGTTTCGCCAAGATTCTCAAACGCAATTGGCGTGACACTTCTCCTCTCAATTTCTCCCGCTGCAATCCTCTCGTTGGCGTATACAGTGACGAATCTGATGTTCCAAGGTTCATCGTCGTCGGTGGTGTTAGATTCATCGGCGGATTAGTCGACATAGAGGAACGATTAGCGGTTGAGATTTACGATCCCCGTTCTGATTCATGGGAGCTCTGTCCTCCTCTGCCTGCAGATTTCCCATCAGGAAACTCATCTCAGTGGCTTTCATCAGCCTTGTTCAGAGGAAAATTCTATGTGTTCggcatttcttctttctttatttcatCTTTCGATTTATCTGAACATTTCTGGAGTGAGGTCCAAACGTTGAGACCTCCTGGCGTCTTGTTTTCATTCTTAGTTTCGTGCCAAGATAGACTTGTCTTGGCTGGATTATGCAATTCTCCTCGCGGACCATCTTTTAACCTGTGGCAAATTGACGAGAAAACAATGGAGTTCAGTGAAATAGCTATAATGCCTCAAGAACTTCTTCATTGTGTTTTCGACAGTGATGAAGATGATAAATTTGCTAGCCTGAAATGCGTTGGATTTGGAAACCTTATATACATATTCAATGAAGAGCATCATAAGAATTACCCAGCTTGTGTTTGTGAGTTCAATGGTGATTCTGGTCGCTGCAGCTGGAGAAGAATCCCGAGCTTGCCTGACACCGAAAATAATTTCCACAAAATCATTAGTTTTTGTTCAACAGTTTGTCTTGACAGCATTCTTAGAGGAGGAAGAGATGGTGCAGACCAAAAGGAATTGGTGTCCTTTGCATAA